The window ATAGTTGTAGTAATTTTTGGACATGTGGAACAAGCAGCTCTTTACTCAAAGTCGCGAGCTGACTACGTACAGTTAAAATCGATGAAGCACTCATTGAAAACTCGTCTAAACCGAGTGCAAGTAAAATTGGAATGGCTACCTTATCCCCTGCCATTTCACCGCACATCCCTACCCACTTACCTTCTGCATGGCCCGCATCAATAATCATTTTTACTAAACGTAAAATGGCTGGATGATAAGGCTGATATAAGTACGATACATTTTCATTCATGCGATCCGCAGCCAATGTGTATTGAATTAAATCATTTGTGCCAATTGATAAAAAATCTGCTTCTTTCGCAAATAAATCCGCAATAATTGCAGCTGATGGAATTTCAATCATCAGACCGATTTCTATTTCTGTTGATATTGGAACGTCCGTTAATAGTAGCTTTTCTTTTTCTTCTTCTAAAATCGTCTTAGCCATACGAAACTCTTCTAACGTGGCAATCATCGGAAACATAACTTTTAAATTGCCATAAACACTCGCGCGCAGCAATGCTCGTAATTGAATACGGAATAGCTCTTGATGATCCAAACAAAGTCGAATAGCGCGATAGCCTAAAAAGGGATTCATCTCATGTGGTAAGTTTAAATAAGGTAAGTTTTTATCCCCACCAATATCCAATGTACGAACAACGACAGGCTTACCATTTAGCGCCTCTAAAACCTCTTTATACGCTGTAAATTGCTCTTCCTCACTTGGCAAATCTAGTCGGTCCATATAGAGAAATTCTGTTCTAAAAAGACCAATGCCCTCACCACCAGCAGCTAGGACAGATGCGACATCTTGTGGCTTACCAATATTCCCTGCAAGCTCAACGGAATAGCCATCTTTTGATATACTTTTTAATTCACTATATTTCGCTAATTGTTGCTTGAATTGCTTGTTTTCTTCTTCTACTTTTTTGTATTGGGCAATCTGCTCGTTATTCGGTTGAATAAAAATTTCTCCCGTGGAACCATCAATAATTAAAGGTTCTCCATGTTTAATATCCATTGTCGCACTTTTAGCACCAACTACCGCTGGGATGCCCATCGTCCTTGCCAGAATAGCAGTATGCGATGTTTTCCCTCCGATATCTGTGATGAATCCCTTTACAAAAGTTGGATCCAACTGTGTTGTCATCGACGGCGTTAAATCCTTTGCTACAATAATGACGGCTTCGTTAATACGACTATAATCTGGCAACTCCACACCTAACAGATGAGCCATTACCCGTTTTGATACATCGCGAATATCCGCAGCACGTTCTTTCATAT is drawn from Solibacillus sp. R5-41 and contains these coding sequences:
- the ptsP gene encoding phosphoenolpyruvate--protein phosphotransferase, whose protein sequence is MLALKGIPVSNGVAIAKGYCLVEPDLSFSKITIQNNDAEIMRLNEAIEHSKIEIERMQAAATQKYGEDKGAIFGAHLLVLQDPELFVGVAQKIQSGMNAEHALDETVQFFIQMFEGMDNDYMKERAADIRDVSKRVMAHLLGVELPDYSRINEAVIIVAKDLTPSMTTQLDPTFVKGFITDIGGKTSHTAILARTMGIPAVVGAKSATMDIKHGEPLIIDGSTGEIFIQPNNEQIAQYKKVEEENKQFKQQLAKYSELKSISKDGYSVELAGNIGKPQDVASVLAAGGEGIGLFRTEFLYMDRLDLPSEEEQFTAYKEVLEALNGKPVVVRTLDIGGDKNLPYLNLPHEMNPFLGYRAIRLCLDHQELFRIQLRALLRASVYGNLKVMFPMIATLEEFRMAKTILEEEKEKLLLTDVPISTEIEIGLMIEIPSAAIIADLFAKEADFLSIGTNDLIQYTLAADRMNENVSYLYQPYHPAILRLVKMIIDAGHAEGKWVGMCGEMAGDKVAIPILLALGLDEFSMSASSILTVRSQLATLSKELLVPHVQKLLQLSTAQQVEQVVIDILK